GATCCGTATCGCAAAACCCGCGCCCGGTGCCAAAGCCCCCAGCCAAAATTGATTCTAGAAAGGGAAGCTGCCAAAACCACAGGGCGGGCAGATGCCCTGGCTGGGCGCGAGCATCATCAAAATCGAGCCAGGTGTAGACCTTGAACACCCGCAACGACCTTGACCACCACCCCACCTCCTTGGCAAAGGCGATCGCCCGCTGAGGCAGCTTCTGATAGTTCCCCATCAAAGCTTGGTAGATGTTGCGCTGAGCCAAAAATCCAAACTTACCTTGGCTATTAGCACTCCACAGGTGATCGATATCATATAAATCCTGCAACTGCAGTTCACGGATCGAGGATGTATCTAGACAATGCTTGTCCTCTCGCCGCGTTAGCTTGAGTAAGATCATGAGCGTTTGCCGATCAGCATCTTGCCAGCGCTTCTGAGCTAGGGCGATCTCTAAAGCTTGGTAGTCCTCTGGAAAAT
This sequence is a window from Candidatus Obscuribacterales bacterium. Protein-coding genes within it:
- a CDS encoding GUN4 domain-containing protein, producing the protein FPEDYQALEIALAQKRWQDADRQTLMILLKLTRREDKHCLDTSSIRELQLQDLYDIDHLWSANSQGKFGFLAQRNIYQALMGNYQKLPQRAIAFAKEVGWWSRSLRVFKVYTWLDFDDARAQPGHLPALWFWQLPFLESILAGGFGTGRGFCDTDPGTLSTFMACLGVHEVHDDVAPPL